In Zingiber officinale cultivar Zhangliang chromosome 6A, Zo_v1.1, whole genome shotgun sequence, a single genomic region encodes these proteins:
- the LOC121998385 gene encoding protein NETWORKED 4B-like: MKRMLSKKSHSWWWDSHISRKNSKWLADNLEKMDLGVKEMLKLIEEEGDSFAEKAEMYYEKRPSLISYVEEFYRMYRALAERYDQVTGDLRKNVESELKSQISGNGSDLVSDPPSPSSGNSSELTPDSKLQQPKTHPKAPGFDFFLASGGSSDLSRKDSDGSFSSSESDLEPDLDDINEENGDSISSILQQRIQELENELREVREKLNAEEQQNYHDQCKLKIESLEEDLSAANEKLHSAETDISVLKKKLEDTSASVDTKIIEFNLEKKKVSDLEEGTLKLQEQILVLKNETEILKGLAESSAKQFEAELLSRDFIIEEFKIELVNAAEIFGQEKSVLEAAISDLEGVNVELRAEVEKIVQENLLLKACVSELENRIQELNASNTLSVDRISKEKSALEAELSTLSQSHTLLEAKVIKLDNQTRQLEAERLRECDEKQKLITALNGNLDDLKLKFDMLTAKKDEVSSKVDSLLNDIKSHDDHNRQLHLENAKLMIQIEETTEASSNLKARLKELEDEVERQKVIIWDGAEGKREAIRQLCFSLEHYRDGYIQLRELLKGHKRSAIAVRC; this comes from the exons ATGAAGAGGATGCTGTCGAAAAAGTCTCACTCATGGTGGTGGGACAGCCATATTAGCCGCAAAAACTCCAAATGGCTCGCAGACAATCTTGAAA AGATGGACCTCGGTGTCAAAGAGATGCTAAAGTTGATTGAAGAGGAAGGAGATTCTTTTGCAGAGAAAGCTGAGATGTATTATGAGAAACGTCCTTCGTTGATATCGTATGTTGAGGAGTTCTATCGCATGTATCGTGCCCTAGCCGAACGGTATGACCAAGTAACTGGTGACCTTCGCAAGAATGTGGAATCAGAATTAAAATCTCAAATTTCAGGCAATGGATCTGATCTTGTTTCAGACCCACCTTCTCCTTCGTCTGGCAACTCTTCAGAACTCACTCCTGACTCGAAGCTGCAGCAACCCAAGACCCATCCCAAGGCTCCtgggtttgatttctttctcgCATCTGGTGGTAGCTCTGATCTTTCCAGGAAAGACAGTGATGGTTCATTTTCGTCCTCTGAATCTGATTTGGAGCCTGACCTTGATGATATAAATGAGGAAAATGGAGATAGCATTTCCTCTATCCTGCAGCAGAGGATTCAGGAACTTGAAAATGAGCTCCGGGAGGTGAGAGAGAAGCTCAACGCAGAAGAGCAGCAGAATTATCATGACCAGTGTAAACTTAAAATTGAATCTTTGGAGGAAGATTTATCAGCTGCAAATGAGAAACTTCACTCTGCGGAAACTGATATCTCAGTCCTTAAGAAAAAGCTTGAGGACACCAGTGCTTCTGTAGATACCAAGATCATAGAGTTCAATTTGGAAAAGAAGAAGGTTTCTGATTTGGAGGAAGGCACCTTGAAGTTACAAGAACAAATATTAGTTCTCAAGAATGAAACTGAGATTCTAAAAGGCTTAGCAGAATCTTCTGCTAAGCAATTCGAAGCAGAATTACTGAGTCGTGATTTCATCATTGAAGAATTCAAAATTGAACTAGTCAATGCTGCTGAAATTTTTGGCCAGGAGAAGTCTGTCCTTGAAGCTGCAATATCAGACCTTGAAGGTGTTAACGTTGAACTAAGAGCCGAAGTAGAAAAGATAGTGCAAGAAAATTTGTTACTCAAAGCCTGTGTTTCCGAGCTAGAAAATAGAATTCAGGAGCTGAATGCCTCAAACACTCTTTCCGTTGACAGAATCTCTAAGGAGAAGTCAGCACTTGAAGCTGAACTCTCAACTCTCTCTCAGTCGCACACACTCCTGGAAGCTAAAGTAATCAAACTTGACAACCAAACGAGGCAGCTTGAAGCTGAAAGACTTCGAGAATGTGATGAGAAACAGAAGCTCATCACTGCATTAAATGGAAATCTAGATGATCTCAAGCTCAAATTTGATATGCTGACAGCCAAGAAAGATGAGGTTTCTTCCAAGGTGGATTCTCTTCTCAATGACATCAAAAGCCACGATGACCACAATCGGCAGTTGCACCTAGAGAACGCAAAGCTAATGATTCAGATTGAGGAAACCACAGAAGCCAGTTCAAATTTGAAAGCAAGATTAAAGGAGCTTGAGGACGAAGTGGAGAGACAGAAGGTCATAATTTGGGACGGTGCCGAGGGCAAAAGGGAGGCAATAAGGCAACTTTGCTTCTCACTGGAGCATTACCGTGATGGCTACATTCAACTCAGGGAATTGCTGAAGGGGCACAAGCGATCGGCCATAGCAGTAAGGTGCTGA
- the LOC121998383 gene encoding developmentally-regulated G-protein 2 isoform X3, with product MLTGTHSEAASYEFTTLTCIPGIIHYNDTKIQLLDLPGIIEGASEGKGRGRQVIAVSKSSDIVLMVLDASKSEGHRQILTKELEAVGLRLNKRPPQIYFKKKKTGGISFNSTCALTHVDEKLCYQILHEYKIHNAEVLFREDATVDDFIDVIEGNRKYMKCVYVYNKIDVIGIDDVDRLARQPNSVVISCNLKLNLDRLLARMWEEMGLVRVYTKPQGQQPDFTDPVVLSTDRGGCTVEDFCNHIHRSLIKDVKYVLVWGTSARHYPQHCGLQHVLQDEDVVQIVKKKEKEEGGRGRFKSHTTGPARISDREKKAPLKT from the exons ATGTTGACTGGAACACATTCAGAAGCTGCATCCTATGAGTTCACAACTCTCACTTGCATACCAGGAATTATTCACTACAATGATACCAAAATCCAACTTCTAGATCTTCCAGGAATCATTGAAGGGGCTTCAGAAGGCAAGGGACGTGGGAGGCAG GTTATTGCTGTTTCCAAGTCCTCTGACATTGTGTTGATGGTCCTTGATGCTTCAAAA AGTGAGGGACATAGGCAAATATTAACAAAAGAACTGGAAGCTGTTGGCCTAAGATTAAACAAGAGGCCACCTCAG AtatatttcaaaaagaaaaagactGGTGGCATTTCCTTCAATAGTACATGTGCTTTAACTCATGTTGATGAGAAGCTTTGCTATCAAATTCTGCACGAGTACAAAATACACAATGCAGAG GTGCTATTCCGTGAGGATGCTACTGTGGATGACTTTATTGATGTCATTGAAGGGAACAGGAAATACATGAAGTGTGTATATGTTTATAACAAGATTGATGTTATAGGCATTGATGATGTTGACAGACTTGCCCGCCAACCAAATTCGGTTGTCATAAGCTGTAACTTAAAG CTTAATTTAGATAGATTATTAGCTAGGATGTGGGAGGAAATGGGTCTTGTAAGAGTGTACACAAAACCTCAAGGTCAACAGCCGGATTTTACTGATCCTGTGGTCCTCTCTACT GATAGAGGAGGATGTACAGTGGAAGATTTCTGTAATCATATACATCGAAGCTTAATCAAAGATGTGAAATATGTGCTTGTTTGGGGAACCAGTGCTCGGCATTATCCACAGCACTGTGGTCTTCAACACGTTCTTCAAGATGAGGACGTAGTTCAAATAGTCAAGAAGAAG GAAAAGGAAGAAGGGGGGAGAGGCCGGTTTAAATCGCACACGACTGGCCCAGCTCGAATATCTGACAGAGAAAAGAAGGCTCCTCTTAAAACATAA